In Dyadobacter subterraneus, a single genomic region encodes these proteins:
- a CDS encoding PQQ-dependent sugar dehydrogenase: MKRTILFLSLVTGFQALCQNQPTERQLIENTIQLYFEGWATGDTAKLGKAMHASCFLKNYRDGKFTSFSKSQYLGLFKPHARTKNLSTNIVSLDITNNMGSAKVEIINEREVFTDYFNLMKTTEGWKIADKVSTRTPHKTNDVLPQKEIVLDGLKRPWSMAFLSEDEVLISEKEGDLIKYNFQSKEKTRIKGFPSDLEDGLNGFGDNTGKFDVLIDPDFKSNRYIYLSYAAKAQNGRTTKIVRAVLENASLQQIKVLFVAEPYADQRVHYGGGMLFGTDGKLYFTIGERIFTEKDEPSIPIAQNVEDKRGKIYRINSDGTIPNDNPDFGDKAIPGLYATGIRAAQGLTRDLHTGKIWFSEHGTHQGDEINVLKAGANYGWPMKTTGKYRFAEYAPAPIRGNKYTEPVWSWMQTVAPTGLHVYWGTEFAAWNHNLLVGGLSKGSLWRLVMAGETVKSAEELFTDDRLRIRKVIQSPMGKLYLLSDEVNGKLIRVKNTGF; encoded by the coding sequence ATGAAAAGGACAATCTTATTCTTAAGCTTAGTGACCGGTTTTCAGGCCTTATGCCAAAACCAGCCAACTGAAAGGCAATTAATCGAAAATACCATTCAACTCTATTTTGAAGGCTGGGCAACGGGCGATACAGCAAAGCTGGGCAAGGCTATGCATGCTTCGTGTTTTTTGAAGAACTACCGGGACGGAAAATTTACGAGTTTTTCTAAAAGCCAATACCTTGGGCTATTCAAACCACACGCCCGGACAAAAAATCTGAGTACAAACATTGTTTCCTTGGATATTACCAATAATATGGGCAGCGCAAAAGTTGAAATTATCAATGAACGGGAGGTTTTTACTGATTACTTCAATCTGATGAAAACTACTGAGGGCTGGAAGATCGCTGATAAAGTATCAACCCGCACACCTCATAAAACAAACGATGTATTACCTCAGAAAGAAATTGTTTTAGACGGTCTGAAACGCCCCTGGAGTATGGCCTTTCTTTCAGAGGACGAAGTATTGATCTCAGAAAAGGAAGGTGATTTGATAAAATACAACTTTCAGAGTAAGGAAAAAACCAGGATAAAGGGCTTTCCTTCCGACCTGGAAGATGGCCTGAATGGTTTTGGAGATAATACGGGCAAATTCGACGTGTTGATCGATCCGGATTTTAAATCCAACAGATATATTTACCTGTCTTATGCTGCGAAAGCGCAGAATGGCAGAACCACGAAAATTGTCAGGGCTGTCCTTGAAAACGCATCATTACAACAAATCAAAGTGCTTTTTGTGGCGGAACCCTATGCCGATCAGCGGGTCCACTATGGTGGTGGAATGCTTTTCGGAACTGATGGTAAGCTCTATTTTACAATTGGCGAGAGGATATTTACTGAGAAAGATGAACCTTCCATTCCCATTGCACAGAATGTGGAAGATAAGAGAGGGAAAATATACAGGATAAATTCCGATGGAACTATCCCAAATGATAACCCCGACTTTGGAGATAAGGCAATTCCAGGTTTATATGCAACGGGTATCAGGGCGGCCCAAGGTCTTACGCGTGATCTTCATACTGGCAAGATCTGGTTCAGCGAGCATGGGACACACCAGGGAGATGAGATCAATGTGTTGAAGGCTGGGGCCAATTACGGCTGGCCTATGAAGACAACAGGAAAATACCGCTTTGCAGAATATGCACCTGCGCCGATTCGGGGTAATAAATATACCGAGCCTGTATGGTCATGGATGCAGACTGTCGCGCCAACAGGCCTGCATGTTTACTGGGGGACTGAGTTTGCCGCATGGAACCACAATTTGCTTGTCGGCGGATTGTCGAAAGGCAGCTTGTGGCGGCTGGTCATGGCAGGGGAGACCGTAAAAAGCGCCGAAGAGTTATTTACCGATGACCGTCTAAGAATACGGAAAGTAATCCAAAGCCCAATGGGAAAATTGTATTTGTTGTCAGATGAAGTGAACGGGAAATTGATAAGGGTTAAAAATACGGGATTTTGA
- a CDS encoding AraC family transcriptional regulator, translating into MTLGQQLLFLISALGVFNGLVISAYLLLLKKDNPPASTFLGLLVFMLSIRICKAIFLYFNPELPRIYVQIGLSGCLLIGPSLFYFIKASLANVSHTAASWKYSYLFWVLLVAIGFCFPYASHPAFWKVYIPKLIYLQWAIFVILSGWLLRRQFSLLFYARGKLTIAEVSVLSIYGGALIVHIAFVLAAIGFFKTMYISGGLFFSLLLYLNILLFVNSKKHNTIFAGPLAGEKEKYGHKKIDSQKAMVLADKLHQLIVEQQLFKNPDLKIGDLAKKINIPAHQLSQLLNDNLKCSFSTYINEFRIIQACELIANDKGIKLEEIGYEVGFNSKSTFYTAFKKHKGATPAQFKEQLSTAGPI; encoded by the coding sequence ATGACTCTTGGCCAGCAACTTCTTTTTTTAATCAGTGCACTTGGCGTTTTTAACGGCTTAGTCATTAGCGCTTATCTACTGTTGTTAAAAAAGGACAATCCCCCCGCATCCACTTTTCTGGGCTTACTGGTATTCATGTTAAGCATCCGAATTTGCAAAGCTATTTTTCTATACTTTAATCCTGAGCTTCCCAGGATCTATGTTCAGATTGGTCTTTCCGGATGCCTTTTGATCGGACCTTCGCTTTTTTATTTTATCAAAGCTTCACTTGCGAACGTTTCCCATACGGCAGCAAGCTGGAAATACTCTTACCTATTTTGGGTGCTGCTGGTGGCTATCGGTTTCTGTTTCCCCTACGCTTCGCACCCGGCTTTCTGGAAAGTTTATATCCCCAAGCTTATTTATCTGCAATGGGCCATTTTTGTGATCCTTTCCGGATGGCTGCTGCGCAGGCAGTTTAGCCTTCTATTCTATGCCAGAGGAAAGCTTACAATTGCAGAAGTTTCCGTCCTTTCGATTTACGGCGGCGCGCTGATTGTTCACATCGCCTTTGTCCTGGCCGCGATTGGATTTTTTAAGACGATGTACATTAGCGGAGGTCTGTTCTTTTCTCTTTTACTATACCTTAATATTCTGCTATTTGTCAACAGTAAAAAGCACAATACCATATTCGCTGGCCCACTTGCTGGTGAGAAAGAAAAATATGGTCATAAAAAGATCGATTCTCAGAAGGCGATGGTTCTGGCGGACAAGCTGCATCAGCTAATTGTTGAACAACAACTTTTTAAAAACCCGGATCTGAAAATCGGTGACCTAGCTAAAAAAATTAATATACCAGCCCACCAGCTTTCCCAACTGCTAAACGACAATCTGAAATGTAGCTTTTCTACCTATATCAACGAATTTCGCATCATCCAGGCCTGCGAGCTGATTGCAAATGACAAAGGGATCAAACTGGAAGAGATCGGCTACGAGGTGGGTTTTAACTCAAAGTCTACTTTCTATACTGCTTTTAAAAAACACAAAGGCGCAACCCCGGCCCAGTTCAAAGAACAGCTGTCGACTGCCGGTCCCATTTGA
- a CDS encoding winged helix-turn-helix transcriptional regulator produces the protein MKNNTEYGDCPAAETIALLGGRWKLIILHVLCKHSRRFGEIRVRIPSISKKVLTEQLKELEADGLISREQFKEYPPRVEYALTDFGESLRPLLAYMSAWKKEKV, from the coding sequence ATGAAAAATAATACAGAATACGGTGATTGTCCTGCCGCCGAAACCATAGCTTTGCTTGGAGGACGGTGGAAATTAATTATTTTGCATGTGCTTTGTAAGCATTCCAGGCGATTTGGAGAAATCAGGGTCCGTATACCTTCTATTTCAAAAAAAGTTTTAACTGAACAATTGAAAGAACTGGAAGCTGATGGCTTAATTAGCAGGGAACAATTCAAGGAGTATCCCCCTCGGGTAGAATATGCGCTCACAGATTTTGGTGAAAGCCTTCGCCCATTGTTAGCTTATATGTCAGCATGGAAAAAAGAAAAAGTTTAG
- a CDS encoding SDR family oxidoreductase: MILVTGATGNLGNATINSLLNKGIPANNIAALVRDESKSADLQSKGVHVRVGDYQNFESLKSAFQGVEKLLLISSSSEITHRFMQHKNVINAAKETGVSHIIYTSFNMKDLRGSIMVADVDYHADTSEYLKQIAVPYTLMSNTMYADMIPIISGNNILDEGISIPAGNGKTPFLPITEMAEALAVVLTTSGHENKEYVIAAETAFSFAEIADIISEITGTTIAYNQTEIMSYVAQLVQLGVSNDDAEYLARYAGAIAKGEFDTNQSDVKQLLGRSPISLRDFLRSIYGK; the protein is encoded by the coding sequence ATGATTTTAGTAACTGGTGCAACCGGTAATTTAGGCAATGCCACCATTAATTCTTTACTGAATAAAGGCATACCCGCAAACAATATTGCAGCATTAGTAAGAGATGAATCCAAATCGGCAGATCTTCAATCAAAAGGCGTTCACGTGCGGGTTGGCGACTATCAGAATTTTGAGTCTTTAAAAAGTGCGTTCCAAGGTGTGGAAAAGCTACTGCTGATATCCTCTTCCTCGGAAATAACGCACAGGTTTATGCAACATAAAAACGTAATTAATGCGGCGAAGGAAACTGGTGTTAGTCATATCATTTACACCAGCTTTAATATGAAAGATCTGCGTGGAAGTATAATGGTTGCAGATGTTGACTACCACGCAGACACAAGTGAATATCTAAAACAGATCGCTGTACCATATACTTTGATGTCTAATACAATGTATGCTGACATGATTCCCATAATTTCCGGAAATAATATATTAGATGAAGGTATTTCCATCCCTGCCGGAAATGGTAAAACACCTTTTTTACCGATAACAGAAATGGCAGAAGCCTTAGCCGTTGTATTGACTACTTCGGGCCACGAAAATAAGGAATATGTCATTGCTGCTGAGACTGCTTTCTCCTTCGCTGAGATTGCTGACATCATATCAGAGATTACAGGGACAACGATAGCTTACAACCAAACTGAGATAATGTCCTATGTTGCCCAGCTTGTTCAGCTAGGGGTTTCCAACGATGATGCAGAATATCTGGCAAGGTACGCCGGGGCAATAGCTAAGGGTGAATTCGATACAAATCAAAGTGATGTCAAACAATTATTAGGGAGAAGTCCGATATCTTTAAGAGATTTTTTAAGAAGCATTTACGGTAAATAA
- a CDS encoding ABC transporter permease, with translation MKRQAFKAPAPPLWAVLFLRWFCAPDMVETIEGDLHEEFLHQVKRRGVQAARRRYWLEVFGFMKLKYIKKQPLLSTARRSNSLLTPDMIVNYFKIAIRSIWRNKAVSAINMLGLMLGLTSSLLIFLWISDEVNMDRYHTNGPQLYRLMWRQITEGKRMAMGSTPGPTADEFKKKFPEIVHTSVFTARSKAMTLKVGEKIFKETGDWAGADWFKMLDIRLLAGSPETALRDPNSISISRKLADNYFGGVQNAVGKSIRIDNKEEFQVTSVFENLPLNTSQKYDFLLSWASFLNQNPWAKEWGNPSPWTLVQLRADSDVAAFEAKIKHALRSYLSINAKNAARFDVELFLQPYEDIYLHSETDNGEISGGRIDYVHLFAIVGVIVLLIACINFMNLSTAQTARRAREVGVRKVVGASRSRLTIQFLGEALLLTFAAALGALGLVILLLPAFNQLTGKAIALHMTDWNFSLAMFTIVAVTGGLAGSYPAMYLSSLRPISVLKGALKSKRSTTMFREGLVVIQFTISMVLMIGTFVVYRQMNFIQEKNLGFDRENLIYVPMEGRLLERYSVLKQELLHMPGVYGVSRMDYQPSSIGSGTTQVDWTGKDPSVNIQFAQVSVGYDMDSVLKMKLKEGRYFSPALTTDSSGYVINEEAARRIGYKDPIGQPLSLWGKQGKILGIIKDFHFQSLREPVKPLVMWFGEKNNYGNLLVRTQPGQTRYALASLETICKKLDPSFVFTYSFADQEYEKMYKNEQVIGTLGNYFAFLSIFISCLGLFGLASFMAQQRRKEIGIRKVLGATVLGIVGLLSHHFLRLILIAILIACPTAWWAMDKWLSGFKYRQELSWWTFPATAGLLIGIALVTVSYQSVRAALLDPGKILKSE, from the coding sequence ATGAAAAGGCAAGCATTTAAAGCCCCAGCTCCGCCCCTATGGGCTGTCCTCTTTTTGAGATGGTTTTGTGCACCGGATATGGTCGAGACCATCGAAGGCGATTTGCACGAAGAATTTTTGCATCAGGTCAAACGAAGGGGGGTACAAGCGGCCAGGCGGCGTTACTGGCTTGAAGTATTTGGATTTATGAAATTGAAATACATTAAGAAGCAGCCTTTGTTATCAACCGCCCGGCGGTCCAACTCTTTATTAACCCCTGATATGATAGTTAATTATTTCAAAATTGCCATTAGGAGCATCTGGCGTAATAAAGCTGTGTCTGCGATCAACATGCTTGGACTCATGCTGGGATTGACTTCCAGCTTATTGATTTTTCTTTGGATCAGTGATGAAGTTAATATGGACCGCTATCATACCAACGGGCCTCAGCTATACCGTCTGATGTGGCGGCAAATCACAGAAGGAAAGCGGATGGCCATGGGTTCTACACCGGGCCCAACCGCAGACGAGTTTAAAAAGAAATTCCCGGAAATTGTCCATACATCGGTTTTTACGGCCCGGAGCAAGGCAATGACATTGAAGGTCGGGGAAAAGATTTTCAAAGAAACAGGTGACTGGGCTGGTGCTGACTGGTTTAAGATGTTGGATATAAGGCTGCTGGCCGGCTCGCCGGAAACTGCGCTAAGGGATCCAAACAGCATCTCCATTTCGCGAAAGCTGGCAGATAATTATTTCGGCGGCGTTCAAAATGCGGTCGGAAAATCGATCCGGATCGACAATAAGGAAGAATTTCAGGTTACTTCGGTTTTTGAAAACCTGCCACTAAACACCTCCCAGAAATATGATTTCCTGCTTTCCTGGGCTAGTTTTCTCAATCAGAACCCTTGGGCAAAGGAATGGGGCAATCCAAGTCCCTGGACACTGGTGCAATTACGTGCGGACAGTGATGTTGCGGCTTTTGAAGCCAAGATAAAACATGCTTTACGAAGTTACCTGAGCATCAATGCCAAAAATGCGGCGCGGTTTGACGTAGAACTTTTTCTGCAACCCTATGAAGACATTTATCTGCATTCGGAAACAGATAACGGGGAAATTTCCGGCGGCAGGATCGACTACGTTCATTTATTTGCAATTGTGGGCGTGATCGTATTGCTGATTGCTTGCATTAATTTCATGAACCTTTCCACCGCCCAGACTGCCAGAAGAGCAAGGGAAGTTGGTGTAAGAAAAGTGGTGGGGGCCAGTCGCTCCCGACTTACCATTCAGTTTCTTGGAGAGGCGCTGCTGCTGACTTTTGCTGCTGCGCTCGGCGCGCTTGGGCTGGTGATTTTGCTCTTACCCGCTTTCAACCAGCTTACCGGAAAAGCGATTGCATTGCACATGACAGACTGGAATTTTTCCTTGGCTATGTTTACGATCGTAGCTGTCACAGGGGGTTTGGCGGGAAGTTATCCTGCCATGTATCTTTCCTCCTTACGTCCAATCAGTGTTTTAAAGGGTGCATTAAAATCTAAACGGTCAACCACTATGTTCCGTGAGGGCTTGGTCGTGATCCAGTTTACCATTTCAATGGTGCTGATGATCGGGACATTCGTGGTATACCGGCAGATGAATTTTATTCAGGAGAAAAATCTGGGTTTCGACCGTGAAAACCTTATTTACGTTCCAATGGAAGGGAGATTGTTAGAAAGATATAGCGTCTTAAAACAGGAACTTCTGCATATGCCCGGAGTTTACGGTGTTTCCCGAATGGATTATCAGCCCAGCAGCATTGGGAGCGGCACTACCCAGGTGGACTGGACAGGAAAAGATCCTTCTGTAAACATTCAGTTTGCGCAGGTTTCTGTTGGGTACGACATGGACAGTGTGCTGAAAATGAAATTGAAAGAAGGCCGTTACTTTTCGCCGGCGCTGACCACGGACTCTTCCGGATATGTAATTAATGAAGAGGCTGCACGCCGGATTGGCTACAAGGACCCTATTGGTCAGCCGCTGTCCCTATGGGGGAAGCAGGGCAAGATCCTGGGTATCATTAAAGACTTCCATTTTCAGTCGTTGAGAGAACCGGTCAAACCATTGGTTATGTGGTTTGGGGAAAAAAATAATTATGGGAACCTGCTTGTGAGAACGCAACCTGGGCAGACCCGATATGCATTGGCCAGTCTCGAAACCATTTGTAAAAAGCTTGACCCCAGTTTTGTGTTCACATACAGCTTTGCCGATCAGGAATATGAGAAAATGTATAAAAATGAACAGGTTATCGGAACGTTGGGCAATTACTTTGCTTTCCTTTCCATTTTCATTTCCTGTCTGGGATTATTCGGCCTCGCCTCATTCATGGCTCAACAACGCAGGAAAGAAATAGGAATCCGGAAGGTACTGGGCGCAACCGTTTTGGGCATCGTCGGACTGCTTTCTCATCATTTTCTCAGGCTCATTCTGATCGCAATTCTGATCGCCTGTCCTACCGCGTGGTGGGCCATGGACAAATGGCTGAGTGGATTCAAATACAGGCAAGAGCTATCGTGGTGGACTTTCCCAGCAACCGCCGGTTTGCTTATTGGAATAGCACTGGTGACGGTCAGTTATCAAAGTGTAAGAGCGGCCCTTTTGGATCCGGGGAAAATTCTAAAAAGTGAGTGA
- a CDS encoding ABC transporter permease, with the protein MKRETNSPPRWAERLIENMAAPHLREEILGDLFELFQKRSMRLGELPAQWLYVLDVILLIHPRLWRKNATAARLTQHSTDFSKPNPIVMLNNYIKVAFRKLNRQKSYTLINTISLSLGIACAILIFTLVRYHLSFEDFHADKDRIYRIYSELHGEKISYSTGVPNPLGQAFRAEHDVAQKVGRIAFLPKRVVSLNPQKKFEEDIAFADADFFDIFNFPLIEGDSRSVLREPNTALITKQTARKYFGNTAAVGQLLRIDDSLMVRVTGVLRDLPPNTDFHSQIFVPFVNLQDHSPWMVEKDWWMSVNKEMQCFVRLKPGVTAASVNKAVLPAISSTHYDKEMAKYFRFKLQPLSDVHFNMDLRGKVDKKNLQTFGWIGFFLVLTACVNFVNLATAQAVGRSREIGVRKALGSREGSLFWQFMIETAIIATGALVIAAGLAHLALPFVNRLFEINLSINPFQDKTLPVFLGILLIVVIFCSGAYPGLILARFQPVAALKGKLTLQTPGMFSVRRGLVIGQFAISQLLIIGTLVITSQLRYSQQADMGFQKEAVVILPIPDNQQTKIKTLGTELSRLSGIDNVTFFDTPPASDAIGSTNIQFDMRPEPEKFSISIKAADDQYVPMFKIPLIAGRNLFISDTIREYLLNETAVKALGLKTSDDALGKPATINGRRGTIVGVVKDFHFRSLRLAIEPLCLTTHSEVYNSCALKINLSYMATTIDQMKAEWTNIYPSSIFTYQFMDEDIERFYKLDNMLLRLIQAFAAVAIFVGCLGLYGLVSFMANQKTKEIGVRKVLGANTSDILWLFGKEFIRLLLIAFMLAAPLALWIMSRWLNDFAYHIVPGPGVFALALMTTFSVASITVAFRSVKASMINPIMTLRTE; encoded by the coding sequence ATGAAACGTGAAACGAACTCGCCACCACGCTGGGCCGAACGTCTGATTGAAAACATGGCTGCCCCGCACCTGCGGGAAGAGATCCTGGGAGACCTGTTTGAACTGTTCCAAAAACGTAGCATGCGGCTGGGTGAGCTTCCAGCGCAGTGGTTATACGTACTGGATGTAATCCTGTTAATCCATCCCCGGCTCTGGCGGAAAAATGCAACCGCGGCCAGGCTAACACAACATTCAACCGATTTTTCTAAACCCAATCCCATTGTCATGCTTAATAATTACATCAAAGTTGCCTTTAGGAAATTAAACCGGCAAAAATCCTATACGCTGATTAACACGATCAGCCTTAGCCTGGGCATTGCTTGTGCTATCCTGATTTTTACGTTGGTGAGGTACCATCTGAGCTTTGAGGATTTTCATGCAGATAAAGACAGGATTTACCGCATATATTCAGAATTACATGGTGAAAAAATCAGCTACAGCACAGGTGTGCCGAATCCATTGGGCCAGGCTTTCCGGGCAGAACACGATGTTGCCCAGAAAGTGGGCCGGATTGCATTTCTGCCTAAACGGGTAGTATCGCTCAACCCGCAGAAAAAGTTTGAAGAAGATATCGCTTTCGCTGACGCCGATTTTTTCGATATTTTCAATTTCCCTCTGATTGAAGGTGACTCCCGGTCGGTACTGCGCGAGCCTAACACCGCGTTGATTACCAAGCAAACAGCAAGGAAATATTTTGGGAACACTGCGGCAGTCGGACAACTGCTGCGGATCGATGATTCATTAATGGTACGGGTGACTGGTGTACTGCGTGATTTGCCGCCCAACACTGATTTTCATTCGCAAATCTTTGTTCCGTTCGTCAATTTGCAGGATCATAGTCCGTGGATGGTTGAAAAGGACTGGTGGATGAGCGTCAACAAAGAAATGCAGTGCTTCGTGCGGTTGAAGCCCGGCGTGACGGCTGCCTCGGTCAACAAGGCGGTGCTGCCTGCGATTTCTAGCACGCATTATGACAAGGAAATGGCTAAGTATTTTCGGTTTAAGCTACAACCGCTGTCCGATGTTCATTTCAATATGGATTTGCGTGGAAAAGTAGACAAAAAAAACCTTCAGACCTTTGGGTGGATTGGCTTCTTTCTGGTGCTGACCGCATGCGTCAACTTTGTAAACCTGGCTACCGCGCAAGCCGTTGGCAGGTCACGTGAAATCGGTGTACGTAAAGCATTAGGTAGTCGAGAGGGCTCACTTTTCTGGCAGTTTATGATCGAGACGGCCATTATTGCAACGGGTGCGCTGGTAATTGCTGCGGGTCTGGCACACCTGGCGCTACCTTTCGTAAACCGGTTGTTTGAGATAAACCTTTCCATTAATCCCTTTCAGGACAAAACCCTGCCTGTATTTTTGGGTATATTACTGATCGTTGTAATCTTTTGCTCTGGTGCGTACCCAGGATTAATTTTGGCCCGGTTTCAGCCCGTGGCCGCATTGAAAGGTAAACTGACGCTACAAACGCCCGGCATGTTCTCGGTGCGTAGGGGGCTGGTTATTGGACAGTTTGCAATTTCCCAGCTTCTGATCATTGGTACTTTGGTTATTACAAGTCAGCTGCGTTATTCCCAGCAAGCAGACATGGGTTTTCAAAAAGAAGCAGTCGTGATCCTGCCTATCCCCGACAACCAACAAACAAAAATCAAAACGTTGGGAACTGAACTTAGCAGGCTTTCGGGCATTGATAATGTAACGTTCTTTGATACACCTCCCGCATCGGATGCCATAGGTAGCACCAATATTCAGTTTGATATGCGTCCTGAACCGGAAAAGTTTTCAATTTCCATTAAAGCGGCAGACGATCAATATGTGCCGATGTTCAAAATCCCGCTAATCGCTGGTCGTAACCTTTTTATCTCTGACACGATCCGCGAGTATTTGCTCAACGAGACGGCTGTGAAAGCGCTGGGTTTGAAAACGTCGGATGACGCATTGGGTAAGCCTGCTACGATCAACGGTCGCCGGGGAACAATTGTTGGCGTGGTGAAAGACTTTCACTTCCGCTCCCTGCGGCTGGCTATAGAGCCACTGTGTCTGACAACCCATAGCGAGGTTTATAACAGTTGCGCGCTAAAAATAAACTTATCGTACATGGCCACCACCATTGATCAGATGAAAGCAGAATGGACTAACATTTATCCTTCATCGATTTTTACCTACCAGTTCATGGATGAGGACATTGAACGGTTTTACAAGCTTGACAATATGCTTCTCCGCCTGATACAGGCTTTCGCCGCAGTAGCAATTTTTGTAGGGTGTCTTGGCCTGTATGGCCTGGTATCCTTTATGGCCAATCAAAAGACCAAGGAAATTGGTGTTCGCAAAGTGCTTGGAGCAAACACTTCGGACATTCTCTGGCTGTTCGGGAAGGAATTTATCCGGTTGCTATTGATTGCTTTCATGCTGGCTGCTCCGCTGGCATTGTGGATTATGAGCCGTTGGCTCAACGATTTCGCATACCACATCGTGCCAGGACCCGGAGTCTTTGCGCTAGCTCTTATGACAACATTCTCAGTAGCGTCCATTACAGTGGCATTCAGAAGTGTCAAAGCTTCGATGATCAACCCCATTATGACCTTGCGCACGGAATAA
- a CDS encoding helix-turn-helix transcriptional regulator produces the protein MKGTQLGEFEEVVLLSIASLWDDAYSVAVLEVLNKRLARPMSLGAVHRTMQRLEEKRLVSSRFGEASAERGGRRKRLFTVTMAGEQALRETRRVRNELWDNISETAFGN, from the coding sequence ATGAAGGGTACTCAACTGGGCGAATTTGAAGAGGTGGTACTGCTCTCGATTGCCTCACTCTGGGATGACGCTTACAGCGTGGCCGTTTTGGAGGTATTGAACAAGCGTCTGGCCAGGCCCATGAGCCTGGGTGCAGTGCACCGAACCATGCAGCGGCTTGAAGAGAAGAGGCTCGTTAGCTCACGGTTCGGAGAGGCTTCGGCTGAACGGGGCGGACGACGGAAACGACTTTTTACGGTCACTATGGCAGGCGAACAAGCCCTGAGAGAGACGCGGCGTGTTCGTAATGAACTTTGGGATAATATTTCAGAAACAGCTTTTGGAAATTGA
- a CDS encoding DUF5694 domain-containing protein, with product MKFSFLIILFVSLNVCAQQVDIVLIGVSHNYSSYPRQDLSAIYSKIRKFAPTAFFGEFLSKEDERLVMDYWCKQDNIRRLEMLRRNRDIAVDLLPQTIDSLKQLSEQRPDNYQIKADLAHAYYLDQDVANAHYQVWQVFSKLVQTPDTSLENYVNKLLSPGFDTTGRSMKRLKTSEYALIAFPMMLEMKIKGLLPMDCQDYDLNWQASSAAFHQKFQQFRADTISSYADALKALLNRRDKGFLKNAGIEKSSKNITEWLNTDQASVIFASGDFYFPEMYDIAGFPKEQMLSQIHWWLMRNKVMCENVVNKSRALGLKRVVVLAGANHRRYMQDIFKTMPNVTIRNINEVK from the coding sequence ATGAAATTTTCTTTTTTAATTATTCTCTTCGTATCACTTAATGTATGTGCACAGCAAGTAGACATTGTGCTGATAGGTGTTTCACATAATTACAGTAGCTATCCCCGGCAGGACCTTTCAGCTATTTATAGTAAAATCAGGAAATTTGCGCCAACTGCTTTTTTCGGAGAGTTTTTGAGTAAGGAAGATGAACGACTTGTTATGGATTATTGGTGTAAACAGGATAACATCCGCAGACTTGAGATGCTTAGAAGAAATAGGGATATAGCAGTGGACTTACTCCCCCAAACCATTGACAGCTTAAAACAATTGTCAGAGCAACGGCCAGATAATTATCAAATAAAAGCGGATCTGGCACATGCTTATTACCTAGACCAGGATGTTGCAAATGCGCATTACCAGGTCTGGCAGGTATTTAGCAAACTGGTACAAACACCGGATACATCGCTTGAAAACTATGTAAATAAACTGCTTAGTCCCGGGTTTGATACCACGGGGCGAAGTATGAAAAGGCTAAAAACCTCGGAGTACGCACTCATTGCATTTCCAATGATGCTGGAAATGAAAATCAAGGGATTACTTCCCATGGATTGTCAGGATTATGATTTGAACTGGCAGGCATCCTCGGCCGCATTTCATCAAAAATTTCAACAATTTAGAGCGGATACAATTTCCTCTTATGCCGATGCATTAAAAGCACTGCTCAACAGGAGAGATAAAGGGTTCCTGAAAAACGCAGGTATCGAAAAAAGCTCAAAAAACATAACGGAGTGGTTAAATACAGACCAAGCCTCTGTGATCTTTGCTTCCGGAGATTTTTATTTTCCGGAAATGTATGATATTGCAGGATTTCCAAAAGAGCAAATGCTTTCGCAAATCCATTGGTGGCTAATGAGAAATAAAGTCATGTGCGAAAATGTTGTCAATAAGTCAAGGGCATTGGGTCTGAAAAGAGTCGTTGTTCTTGCCGGTGCCAATCATCGCAGATATATGCAGGATATATTTAAAACAATGCCTAACGTGACGATTAGAAATATTAATGAAGTTAAGTAA